From the genome of Thermococcus celericrescens:
AGGTTGTAGACCCCACAGCCATCGATGCTTATGAGGGCGAGCTTCTTCCTCATCCCAAAACCTCCAAGTGGTGTCAGCCTGACGTGCACTCATCATCTTCAGTGGGATGGAGTGGTCATCATCCACCGACTCCCTTTTCGCCGAGGCGGTATAAATTCTTTCCGAGCCACTCGTCCAAAGTTTTCTGCCTCGCGAGGCTTCCGAGGATGTAGCTCCTGGCCAGGTACCTCTCGAAGGGATGCTCAAGACGCCTCCTTATGGCGTCGAGGGCCTCGTTGAGCGTCTCGAAGCGCCCTATCAAGTTGCCCATCGCCTTCTTCACCCCGAGGCGAATCTGCCAGACGCCAACCGGGGCATAGTACTCCGGCGTTACCTCGCGGAAAACCACTACCCTTGCCTGCCTCCTCCTTGCTCTCAGAGCTTCGAGGACGCTCAGCCTCGCCGCGTGATATGCGCCGGCGGTTTCCTTGACGTACTCCTTCCTCCCGCGGAAGTCCTCGTAGTCGTGGATGACGCTGGGTTCCGAGGCGCCGAAGAGAGACCCCTTAAGCCAGACTTCAAGGAGCTCAAAGGCGTAGCTCTCCGGCATCAGGAGAACCGCGTAGCGGTTACCCATGAACCGGTAGAAGTAAACCTCGTAGTCGTTTATCTCAGGGTTGTGCAGAATCTCGCGCCGCAGATTCTTCCCGAGTGTGTCCTGAACGGCTGTAATGCCCCACCTCGTTGGGACGAGCCTCTTGTCTAAGCCGAGGAGACCGGCGGAGAGGAGCCTTATGATGTAGTACTCGTCGAAGCCCCAGTTGTAGAGGCGCATTATAGCCGCTTCCGCCTTCAGCTCATCGCTGACAACGTAATCCGTCCTCCGCGGAATGCGGGGATTCTCGGTCAGTTCAAAATCTAAAAGCTCCGCCTTCGGCCCGATAGGCGGGGCAAACTCGCTCGGGAGGACTTTGAGAACGGGCTTCCTCTTGAGGAGAATCTCGCTGTCAACGGGCTTTATCGACATCGCCAGCTCCTGAACCTCGCCGAGGATCCTACCGCTCCGCCTTACGTGAACGTCAGCCTTCGTCTCACCCATGACGAGAAGCGAACGGTAGTAGAGGATGTCCTTTATCGTCTTGTCCTCCCACTTCATGGGGCTGTCAAGGTGGCTGGTGTTGCCCTCAATAGGGGGCACCAGGGGTCCTATGCGGACCTTGGGATAACCGTACTCGCCAACGAAGATGCTCGGCGGCGAGGAGCCGAAGAGGTGACGTTTGTTCAGTCTCTGCTCGACGGTGCGGGCTACCCTGAAGCGCTCAAGAATCGGACAGGTCGGCCTGCCGCAGAGGAGCTTTCTGCCCTTGCAGATCGCACAGAGTTTTGAGTTGAAGACCGGGGCGCTCATCGAAGGTAGGTAAGCGGGGAGGTATTTATGGTTTGTTGCGGGCCAGACTTTGCCTGCACAAAGGTTGACAAAAGGGGTTTTACTGTGAGCAGATAATTCAAAGAGCAGGCCCGCCAATTTGGAAGAAGCTTCACCAAAAGAGTTCCTTCAGGTTAAGATGATGGGAACCGAAGCGTGCACTCTAAATTCGCCCTCAAAAGGTGGTTTAGCTTTAAAACAAGCCATTAATCAGGTTTCACACTTATTCTGGCGTTCTTCGGACGTCTTGAGGAGAGTGAAATACTGCAGAACTGCCAAT
Proteins encoded in this window:
- a CDS encoding Nre family DNA repair protein; this encodes MSAPVFNSKLCAICKGRKLLCGRPTCPILERFRVARTVEQRLNKRHLFGSSPPSIFVGEYGYPKVRIGPLVPPIEGNTSHLDSPMKWEDKTIKDILYYRSLLVMGETKADVHVRRSGRILGEVQELAMSIKPVDSEILLKRKPVLKVLPSEFAPPIGPKAELLDFELTENPRIPRRTDYVVSDELKAEAAIMRLYNWGFDEYYIIRLLSAGLLGLDKRLVPTRWGITAVQDTLGKNLRREILHNPEINDYEVYFYRFMGNRYAVLLMPESYAFELLEVWLKGSLFGASEPSVIHDYEDFRGRKEYVKETAGAYHAARLSVLEALRARRRQARVVVFREVTPEYYAPVGVWQIRLGVKKAMGNLIGRFETLNEALDAIRRRLEHPFERYLARSYILGSLARQKTLDEWLGKNLYRLGEKGVGG